The Dehalococcoidia bacterium DNA segment GTAACTGATGAAGCTGATTTTCTAAATCTACTTCTTTCAGTTTTTCTATAGCTTTAGATCTAGCATCTTTACTAGAATTCCCAGAAACTAATAAAGGCAATTCAACATTTTCAACAGCTGTCAAAACCGGAAGAAGATTGTAGGTTTGAAACACAAAGCCCATTCTTTTTGCCCGGAATTCACTTAGTTGATCATCATTTAATTGATTTAGTGATTTCCCCTGAATCAATATATTTCCGTCATCAATCGTGTCTAACCCAGATAAACAATTCAATAAAGTTGTTTTACCACAACCACTTGGGCCCATAACTCCAACAATTTCTCCTTCATTTATTGAAATATTTAGGCCTTTTAGGGCATGAACCTTAATATCTTTACTAACATAAGTTTTATGCAAATTTGAAGTTGATATAACTATTTCTGACATAATTTTTAAAATCCATTTTTTGAATAATTTATTAGAATAATGCTAACATATTGAGAATACTTCTAGAAAGTAACAATTA contains these protein-coding regions:
- a CDS encoding ABC transporter ATP-binding protein; protein product: MSEIVISTSNLHKTYVSKDIKVHALKGLNISINEGEIVGVMGPSGCGKTTLLNCLSGLDTIDDGNILIQGKSLNQLNDDQLSEFRAKRMGFVFQTYNLLPVLTAVENVELPLLVSGNSSKDARSKAIEKLKEVDLENQLHQLPGELSGGQRQRVTIARALVNDPAIVWADEPTGNLDSENEEQIMDLLIKMNKENNQTFVIVTHSDYVGGRANRIISMKDGEVV